A stretch of the Rhizobium sp. CCGE531 genome encodes the following:
- a CDS encoding Na/Pi cotransporter family protein, with product MALIFGLVALAGHIALLLWGTRMVQTGIQRAFGPDLRSFLGRALSNRMKAFFAGIGVTAILQSSTATGLMASGFAAGGLVDLVPALAVMLGANVGTTLIVQVLSFDVAAASPALILIGVLMFRRVGNSRIHDLGRVMVGLGFMLLALHQLLDLMTQYEGSKALAYVLGAIAATPVLSMLLAAILTWAAHSSVAVVLLIMSLASKGLVDLDQAFALVLGANLGTAINPLIEGQSGADLSVKRLPVGNMLTRIVGVIAVIGLLEPATRLSAMVDSDSGRAVANFHTAFNVVLAVVFMPLLRPYADLLTKLLPQKIDEADPTRPRYLDPAAKETPVVALGAAAREALRLVDVLSEMLAGAKSALSDTDRRALARLRSLDNILDSLNTAVKTYLTSIDPDELGDVDRRRLNEILLFSMNMEHAGDVLDQNLLPHLAKRLRRGLSFSKEGQLELARLFDRLQSNLQTAAALFMTQNESAARMLAEEKVIFRKAEREGTEAHFQRLRQGGIETAETSSLHLDLLRDLKQINSHLVAAAAYPVLEERGELLQSRTPSPTPQAAVTSND from the coding sequence ATGGCGCTTATCTTCGGCCTTGTTGCTTTGGCAGGCCATATCGCCTTGTTGCTCTGGGGCACGCGCATGGTCCAGACCGGCATACAGCGCGCCTTCGGCCCGGATCTTCGCTCTTTCCTCGGCCGCGCCTTGAGCAATCGCATGAAGGCATTTTTTGCCGGAATCGGTGTCACCGCGATCCTGCAAAGCAGCACGGCAACGGGCCTGATGGCATCGGGCTTCGCAGCCGGCGGGCTGGTGGATCTCGTGCCGGCGCTTGCCGTCATGCTGGGCGCCAATGTGGGGACGACCCTGATCGTCCAGGTGCTGTCCTTCGATGTCGCAGCCGCTTCGCCGGCGCTCATCCTCATTGGTGTCCTGATGTTCCGGCGGGTCGGGAATTCGCGCATTCACGATCTCGGGCGGGTCATGGTCGGCCTTGGCTTCATGCTTCTGGCGCTGCACCAGCTCCTCGATCTGATGACGCAATATGAAGGGTCGAAAGCGCTCGCCTATGTACTGGGCGCCATAGCCGCGACACCGGTGCTCAGCATGCTTCTCGCGGCCATCCTGACTTGGGCCGCCCATTCCAGCGTTGCCGTGGTATTGCTCATCATGTCACTGGCAAGCAAGGGTCTTGTCGATCTCGATCAGGCCTTTGCCCTCGTTCTCGGCGCCAATCTGGGAACCGCGATCAACCCGCTGATCGAAGGACAGTCGGGCGCCGATCTATCGGTAAAGCGGCTGCCGGTCGGCAACATGCTGACGCGCATTGTCGGCGTGATCGCGGTGATCGGCCTGCTGGAGCCCGCCACGCGCCTGTCGGCGATGGTCGACAGCGACAGCGGCCGCGCCGTCGCTAATTTTCACACCGCCTTCAATGTCGTTTTGGCGGTGGTATTCATGCCGCTGTTGCGGCCCTATGCCGATCTTTTAACGAAACTGCTGCCGCAGAAGATCGACGAGGCCGATCCGACACGTCCCAGATATCTCGATCCGGCTGCCAAGGAAACGCCTGTTGTCGCTCTCGGGGCTGCCGCGCGGGAGGCGCTGCGGCTGGTCGACGTCTTGTCGGAAATGCTCGCCGGCGCGAAATCGGCGCTCTCGGACACCGATCGACGGGCATTGGCGCGGTTGCGGTCGCTGGACAACATCCTCGACAGTCTCAACACCGCGGTTAAGACCTATCTGACCTCGATCGATCCCGATGAGCTCGGCGACGTCGACAGGCGGCGCCTGAACGAAATCCTGCTGTTTTCCATGAACATGGAACATGCCGGCGACGTTCTCGATCAGAACCTGCTGCCGCATCTGGCCAAACGCCTGCGTCGGGGTTTGAGCTTCTCCAAGGAGGGGCAGCTCGAGCTGGCAAGGCTGTTCGACCGATTGCAATCGAACCTGCAGACGGCGGCAGCCCTGTTCATGACGCAGAACGAAAGCGCCGCACGCATGCTGGCAGAGGAGAAGGTCATCTTCCGCAAGGCGGAGCGCGAGGGAACGGAAGCCCATTTCCAGCGCCTGCGGCAAGGGGGCATCGAAACCGCCGAGACCAGCTCTCTCCATCTCGATCTGCTGCGCGATCTCAAGCAGATCAATTCCCACCTGGTCGCTGCCGCTGCCTATCCAGTCCTGGAAGAGCGCGGTGAACTCCTGCAGAGCCGCACGCCAAGCCCGACGCCACAGGCAGCCGTGACCTCGAATGACTAA
- a CDS encoding NUDIX hydrolase: protein MTKKTYLSRLADAAEKLFAGRSIEQYGAICHRLSQGQKNVEILLITSRDSGRWVIPKGWPMDRKLPHQVAEREAWEEAGVRGKARKKRFGYYTYLKVLDTGETVPSIVQVHLLEVAGLDERFPERGERQLQWFSPNEAAAHVREPELKSLLRMLETTLTPDK from the coding sequence ATGACTAAAAAGACCTATCTCAGCCGCCTGGCGGATGCAGCGGAAAAGCTATTCGCCGGCCGGTCAATCGAGCAATATGGCGCGATCTGTCACCGGCTATCGCAGGGGCAGAAAAATGTTGAAATCCTGCTGATCACCTCACGCGACAGCGGCCGGTGGGTCATTCCCAAGGGATGGCCGATGGACAGGAAACTTCCGCATCAGGTCGCCGAACGCGAGGCGTGGGAAGAGGCGGGCGTCAGGGGTAAGGCCAGGAAGAAGCGCTTCGGCTACTACACCTACCTCAAAGTCCTCGATACCGGCGAGACCGTCCCTTCTATCGTTCAAGTCCACCTTCTCGAAGTCGCAGGATTGGACGAGCGCTTTCCGGAGCGCGGCGAGCGCCAGCTTCAATGGTTTTCGCCCAACGAAGCGGCTGCGCATGTCCGCGAGCCGGAATTGAAGAGCCTTCTGCGCATGTTGGAGACAACTCTCACGCCGGACAAGTGA